Genomic DNA from Deltaproteobacteria bacterium:
ATCAGCGACCTGCCGGCGGCCGGTTCCGCTCCGGAATGGATGAGCGAGAAAGCCATCAGCATCGGGCAGTACTTTGTGGCGTCCGGCGTGTACACGGTGTTCGGCGTGAGCTTGCCGGTGAGCGGAGCGCCCAGGTTCCAAAACTACCTGTTCCACGACCTGGAGAAGCTGTACGGGGGCATGTGGGACCTGGTGGAAGATCCCTACGAACACGCACGAAAGATGATCGACCATATCGACAAGAAACGTCGGGCCCTCGGCATCGACAAGAAGCGCGAACGCGTACTCATGGATATGGCCGACCGGCAAAAACTGGAAGCCGCGTAATTGAAGTTAGGAAAACTTTGAAATAAGGAGAACCTATATGTCGAGATTAGTAGCCTTTGCCGTAATTCAGGGCGCTTATAATATTGTTTCGAAAGGCGAAGCAAAACTCAAACGGGCGATAGAAGAATACGGCCCGGATCAGAAGTTGGAATTTCCCAACACGGCGTATTACTTGCCGATTATTTATTCCCTGCTGGGTATCCCGGTCAAAACCCTTGGGGAAGCCCTGGAACCCATGAAAGTGGCTCGGAAGCTGTTACCGGCCCACATGAAAGGCGTCAACCATCTGCCGTATCTGGGGCCTCTATTGGATGCAGGAATGGCCTCCTTGTTTGCCGAAGAAGTTGTGGAGGCCATTCGGTACGTCGAAGATCCGGATTTCTATCTGGTGAGCGAAGACATTGACGAAGAAAGTGGAAAAATCTGGCTGGGCGCCGCGGAAGATACGGTCTTCCGCAAACGCGGCGTGGAATTCGTGGACGGCACGGCTCCGGGTTTTGCCGCTATCGTGGGAGCCGCTCCGGATCCGGAGACCGCCAAGAAGATAGCGGAAGAATATCAGCTTAAGAACCTGTACGTATTCATGTGCGCCAACCAGAACGGCACGACGTTCAGCCAACAGTTGCTGGAGGCCGGCGTGCAAATCGGTTGGAACACAAGACTCGTACCTTTCGGACCCGATATCTCCGCCGCCGTGTTCGCGCTGGGTTTCGCCAACCGCGCCGCTATGGCTTTTGG
This window encodes:
- a CDS encoding carbon monoxide dehydrogenase codes for the protein ISDLPAAGSAPEWMSEKAISIGQYFVASGVYTVFGVSLPVSGAPRFQNYLFHDLEKLYGGMWDLVEDPYEHARKMIDHIDKKRRALGIDKKRERVLMDMADRQKLEAA